A region from the Ciconia boyciana chromosome 1, ASM3463844v1, whole genome shotgun sequence genome encodes:
- the PFKFB3 gene encoding 6-phosphofructo-2-kinase/fructose-2,6-bisphosphatase 3 isoform X3, which translates to MPMELTQSRIQKIWLPNDNRPALPRRSCGPQLANSPTVIVMVGLPARGKTYISKKLTRYLNWIGVPTKVFNVGEYRREAVKHYSSYDFFRPDNEEAMKVRRQCALAALRDVKLYLTEEAGQIAVFDATNTTRERRGMILNFAKENGFKVFFIESVCNDPTVVATNVMEVKLSSPDYRDCNSTDAMEDFMKRINCYQASYQPLDPDDYDRELSLIKVIDVGRRFLVNRVQDHIQSRIVYYLMNIHVQPRTIYLCRHGESEFNLKGKIGGDSGLSNRGKKFALALNKFVEEQNLKDLKVWTSQLKRTIQTAEALQLPYEQWKALNEIDAGVCEEMTYEEIREQHPEEFALRDQDKYYYRYPSGESYQDLVQRLEPVIMELERQENVLVICHQAVMRCLLAYFLDKSADEMPYLKCPLHTVLKLTPVAYGCRVESISLNIEAVNTHRERPENMNNSQKPS; encoded by the exons ATGCCCATGGAGCTGACGCAAAGCCGCATCCAGAAGATTTGGCTTCCCAATGACAAccgcccggctctgccccgccgCT CCTGTGGGCCGCAGCTTGCTAATTCCCCCACTGTGATAGTGATGGTTGGCCTCCCAGCCCGCGGGAAGACCTACATCTCCAAGAAGCTGACTCGCTACCTCAACTGGATTGGTGTCCCAACGAAAG TTTTCAACGTGGGGGAGTATCGCCGCGAGGCGGTGAAGCATTATAGCTCCTATGACTTCTTCCGCCCTGACAACGAGGAGGCCATGAAAGTCAGGAG GCAATGTGCCCTGGCTGCCTTGAGGGATGTCAAGCTGTACCTGACGGAGGAGGCTGGCCAGATTGCG gtttttGACGCCACCAATACCACGCGGGAGAGGAGGGGGATGATCCTAAACTTTGCCAAAGAAAATGGGTTCAAG GTGTTCTTCATTGAATCTGTCTGCAATGATCCCACGGTAGTTGCCACCAATGTTATG GAAGTAAAATTGTCCAGCCCTGATTACCGGGACTGTAATTCGACCGATGCCATGGAGGACTTCATGAAGAGGATCAATTGTTACCAGGCCAGCTACCAGCCGCTCGACCCTGATGACTATGACCG GGAGCTTTCTCTCATCAAAGTCATCGATGTTGGCCGGCGGTTCCTGGTCAACAGGGTTCAGGATCACATCCAGAGCAGGATTGTTTACTACCTGATGAACATCCATGTCCAGCCCCGCACCATTTATCTCTGTCGGCATGGCGAAAGCGAGTTCAACCTCAAGGGGAAGATTGGAGGTGACTCAGGCCTCTCCAACAGGGGCAAGAAG TTTGCACTGGCACTGAACAAGTTTGTTGAGGAGCAGAACCTGAAGGACCTCAAAGTCTGGACCAGCCAACTAAAAAGGACAATCCAAACGGCAGAAGCTCTCCAACTGCCCTACGAGCAGTGGAAGGCACTCAATGAAATCGATGCT GGTGTGTGTGAAGAAATGACATATGAAGAAATTAGGGAGCAGCATCCAGAGGAATTTGCTTTACGTGATCAGGATAAATATTACTACCGCTATCCTTCTGGGGAG TCCTACCAAGACCTGGTGCAGCGCCTAGAGCCGGTCATCATGGAGCTGGAGAGACAAGAGAACGTCCTTGTGATCTGTCACCAGGCTGTCATGCGCTGTCTCCTGGCATACTTTCTGGACAAGAGTGCAG atgAAATGCCCTACCTGAAATGTCCCCTTCACACAGTGCTGAAGCTGACACCAGTGGCCTATG GCTGCCGGGTGGAGTCCATCTCGCTGAACATTGAAGCTGTCAACACCCACAGGGAACGGCCAGAG
- the PFKFB3 gene encoding 6-phosphofructo-2-kinase/fructose-2,6-bisphosphatase 3 isoform X1, giving the protein MPMELTQSRIQKIWLPNDNRPALPRRSCGPQLANSPTVIVMVGLPARGKTYISKKLTRYLNWIGVPTKVFNVGEYRREAVKHYSSYDFFRPDNEEAMKVRRQCALAALRDVKLYLTEEAGQIAVFDATNTTRERRGMILNFAKENGFKVFFIESVCNDPTVVATNVMEVKLSSPDYRDCNSTDAMEDFMKRINCYQASYQPLDPDDYDRELSLIKVIDVGRRFLVNRVQDHIQSRIVYYLMNIHVQPRTIYLCRHGESEFNLKGKIGGDSGLSNRGKKFALALNKFVEEQNLKDLKVWTSQLKRTIQTAEALQLPYEQWKALNEIDAGVCEEMTYEEIREQHPEEFALRDQDKYYYRYPSGESYQDLVQRLEPVIMELERQENVLVICHQAVMRCLLAYFLDKSADEMPYLKCPLHTVLKLTPVAYGCRVESISLNIEAVNTHRERPEEAKKGPNPLMRRNSVTPLASPEPTKKPRINSFEEHVAVSSALPGCVPQEVPTQLPGQNMNNSQKPS; this is encoded by the exons ATGCCCATGGAGCTGACGCAAAGCCGCATCCAGAAGATTTGGCTTCCCAATGACAAccgcccggctctgccccgccgCT CCTGTGGGCCGCAGCTTGCTAATTCCCCCACTGTGATAGTGATGGTTGGCCTCCCAGCCCGCGGGAAGACCTACATCTCCAAGAAGCTGACTCGCTACCTCAACTGGATTGGTGTCCCAACGAAAG TTTTCAACGTGGGGGAGTATCGCCGCGAGGCGGTGAAGCATTATAGCTCCTATGACTTCTTCCGCCCTGACAACGAGGAGGCCATGAAAGTCAGGAG GCAATGTGCCCTGGCTGCCTTGAGGGATGTCAAGCTGTACCTGACGGAGGAGGCTGGCCAGATTGCG gtttttGACGCCACCAATACCACGCGGGAGAGGAGGGGGATGATCCTAAACTTTGCCAAAGAAAATGGGTTCAAG GTGTTCTTCATTGAATCTGTCTGCAATGATCCCACGGTAGTTGCCACCAATGTTATG GAAGTAAAATTGTCCAGCCCTGATTACCGGGACTGTAATTCGACCGATGCCATGGAGGACTTCATGAAGAGGATCAATTGTTACCAGGCCAGCTACCAGCCGCTCGACCCTGATGACTATGACCG GGAGCTTTCTCTCATCAAAGTCATCGATGTTGGCCGGCGGTTCCTGGTCAACAGGGTTCAGGATCACATCCAGAGCAGGATTGTTTACTACCTGATGAACATCCATGTCCAGCCCCGCACCATTTATCTCTGTCGGCATGGCGAAAGCGAGTTCAACCTCAAGGGGAAGATTGGAGGTGACTCAGGCCTCTCCAACAGGGGCAAGAAG TTTGCACTGGCACTGAACAAGTTTGTTGAGGAGCAGAACCTGAAGGACCTCAAAGTCTGGACCAGCCAACTAAAAAGGACAATCCAAACGGCAGAAGCTCTCCAACTGCCCTACGAGCAGTGGAAGGCACTCAATGAAATCGATGCT GGTGTGTGTGAAGAAATGACATATGAAGAAATTAGGGAGCAGCATCCAGAGGAATTTGCTTTACGTGATCAGGATAAATATTACTACCGCTATCCTTCTGGGGAG TCCTACCAAGACCTGGTGCAGCGCCTAGAGCCGGTCATCATGGAGCTGGAGAGACAAGAGAACGTCCTTGTGATCTGTCACCAGGCTGTCATGCGCTGTCTCCTGGCATACTTTCTGGACAAGAGTGCAG atgAAATGCCCTACCTGAAATGTCCCCTTCACACAGTGCTGAAGCTGACACCAGTGGCCTATG GCTGCCGGGTGGAGTCCATCTCGCTGAACATTGAAGCTGTCAACACCCACAGGGAACGGCCAGAG GAAGCAAAGAAGGGACCTAACCCGCTCATGAGACGTAATAGTGTTACCCCTCTAGCAAGCCCAGAGCCCACCAAAAAACCTCGCATCAACAGCTTTGAGGAGCATGTGGCTGTTTCTTCCGCCCTGCCAGGCTGTGTTCCTCAGGAAGTGCCCACGCAGCTGCCGGGACAA
- the PFKFB3 gene encoding 6-phosphofructo-2-kinase/fructose-2,6-bisphosphatase 3 isoform X2 codes for MPFRKACGPQLANSPTVIVMVGLPARGKTYISKKLTRYLNWIGVPTKVFNVGEYRREAVKHYSSYDFFRPDNEEAMKVRRQCALAALRDVKLYLTEEAGQIAVFDATNTTRERRGMILNFAKENGFKVFFIESVCNDPTVVATNVMEVKLSSPDYRDCNSTDAMEDFMKRINCYQASYQPLDPDDYDRELSLIKVIDVGRRFLVNRVQDHIQSRIVYYLMNIHVQPRTIYLCRHGESEFNLKGKIGGDSGLSNRGKKFALALNKFVEEQNLKDLKVWTSQLKRTIQTAEALQLPYEQWKALNEIDAGVCEEMTYEEIREQHPEEFALRDQDKYYYRYPSGESYQDLVQRLEPVIMELERQENVLVICHQAVMRCLLAYFLDKSADEMPYLKCPLHTVLKLTPVAYGCRVESISLNIEAVNTHRERPEEAKKGPNPLMRRNSVTPLASPEPTKKPRINSFEEHVAVSSALPGCVPQEVPTQLPGQNMNNSQKPS; via the exons CCTGTGGGCCGCAGCTTGCTAATTCCCCCACTGTGATAGTGATGGTTGGCCTCCCAGCCCGCGGGAAGACCTACATCTCCAAGAAGCTGACTCGCTACCTCAACTGGATTGGTGTCCCAACGAAAG TTTTCAACGTGGGGGAGTATCGCCGCGAGGCGGTGAAGCATTATAGCTCCTATGACTTCTTCCGCCCTGACAACGAGGAGGCCATGAAAGTCAGGAG GCAATGTGCCCTGGCTGCCTTGAGGGATGTCAAGCTGTACCTGACGGAGGAGGCTGGCCAGATTGCG gtttttGACGCCACCAATACCACGCGGGAGAGGAGGGGGATGATCCTAAACTTTGCCAAAGAAAATGGGTTCAAG GTGTTCTTCATTGAATCTGTCTGCAATGATCCCACGGTAGTTGCCACCAATGTTATG GAAGTAAAATTGTCCAGCCCTGATTACCGGGACTGTAATTCGACCGATGCCATGGAGGACTTCATGAAGAGGATCAATTGTTACCAGGCCAGCTACCAGCCGCTCGACCCTGATGACTATGACCG GGAGCTTTCTCTCATCAAAGTCATCGATGTTGGCCGGCGGTTCCTGGTCAACAGGGTTCAGGATCACATCCAGAGCAGGATTGTTTACTACCTGATGAACATCCATGTCCAGCCCCGCACCATTTATCTCTGTCGGCATGGCGAAAGCGAGTTCAACCTCAAGGGGAAGATTGGAGGTGACTCAGGCCTCTCCAACAGGGGCAAGAAG TTTGCACTGGCACTGAACAAGTTTGTTGAGGAGCAGAACCTGAAGGACCTCAAAGTCTGGACCAGCCAACTAAAAAGGACAATCCAAACGGCAGAAGCTCTCCAACTGCCCTACGAGCAGTGGAAGGCACTCAATGAAATCGATGCT GGTGTGTGTGAAGAAATGACATATGAAGAAATTAGGGAGCAGCATCCAGAGGAATTTGCTTTACGTGATCAGGATAAATATTACTACCGCTATCCTTCTGGGGAG TCCTACCAAGACCTGGTGCAGCGCCTAGAGCCGGTCATCATGGAGCTGGAGAGACAAGAGAACGTCCTTGTGATCTGTCACCAGGCTGTCATGCGCTGTCTCCTGGCATACTTTCTGGACAAGAGTGCAG atgAAATGCCCTACCTGAAATGTCCCCTTCACACAGTGCTGAAGCTGACACCAGTGGCCTATG GCTGCCGGGTGGAGTCCATCTCGCTGAACATTGAAGCTGTCAACACCCACAGGGAACGGCCAGAG GAAGCAAAGAAGGGACCTAACCCGCTCATGAGACGTAATAGTGTTACCCCTCTAGCAAGCCCAGAGCCCACCAAAAAACCTCGCATCAACAGCTTTGAGGAGCATGTGGCTGTTTCTTCCGCCCTGCCAGGCTGTGTTCCTCAGGAAGTGCCCACGCAGCTGCCGGGACAA